A region from the Variovorax sp. V93 genome encodes:
- the rpmD gene encoding 50S ribosomal protein L30 translates to MTTQQQTLKVQLVKSPIGTKESHRATVRGLGLRKLNSVSELQDTPAVRGMINKISYLVKVL, encoded by the coding sequence ATGACGACGCAACAACAAACCCTCAAGGTGCAATTGGTCAAGAGCCCGATTGGCACCAAGGAATCGCATCGCGCGACCGTGCGTGGCCTCGGCCTGCGCAAGCTCAACAGCGTGAGCGAGCTGCAGGACACCCCGGCGGTGCGCGGCATGATCAACAAGATCAGTTATCTGGTCAAAGTTCTGTAA
- a CDS encoding RidA family protein — translation MMNKLLQPPGWLPPKGYANGVAARGTMVFVGGQIGWNAQQQFESDDFIEQCGLALRNIAAVLREAGAGPEHMVRMTWYVTDRDEYSRRLGELGPVYRDAMGRNFPAMTCVQVAALVEHRAKVEIEVTAVIPD, via the coding sequence ATGATGAACAAACTCCTGCAGCCCCCGGGCTGGTTGCCCCCCAAGGGCTATGCGAATGGCGTGGCCGCGCGCGGCACCATGGTGTTCGTCGGCGGCCAGATCGGCTGGAATGCGCAGCAGCAGTTCGAGTCGGACGACTTCATCGAGCAGTGCGGCCTGGCGTTGCGCAACATCGCCGCAGTGCTGCGTGAAGCCGGTGCCGGCCCCGAGCACATGGTGCGCATGACCTGGTACGTGACCGACCGCGACGAATACAGCCGCCGGCTCGGCGAACTCGGCCCGGTGTACCGCGATGCCATGGGGCGCAATTTCCCGGCCATGACCTGCGTGCAGGTGGCGGCGCTGGTCGAGCACCGCGCCAAGGTCGAGATCGAGGTCACGGCGGTCATTCCGGACTAG
- a CDS encoding acyl-CoA dehydrogenase family protein, with the protein MMTKIPAPPSTTHLALPFFDDAHRALASELLPWCAAQEIDERDDRAACRDWVRRLGDGGWLRYAVPGSAGGALERLDSRALVLLRETLGYHSPLADFAFAMQGLGSGAITLAGTPEQQSQYLTAVGRGEKIAAFALSEPDAGSDVAAMAMRAEATPDGWRLNGEKTWISNGGIADFYCLFAKTDPAGGTRGITAFIVDATAAGLDTSEHIDVMAPHPLATLRFQDCIVPRTAQLGELNGGFKLAMRTLDIFRASVAAAALGMGRRALAEAIAHAKGRRMFGQTLADFQLTQAKLGEMAALIDSAALLTYRAAWMRDDAERRGAPAVGDVSAAAAMAKMCATENASRVIDMALQMHGGLGVKVGTKIESLYRDIRSLRIYEGATEVQQLIIGKSVLRG; encoded by the coding sequence ATGATGACCAAGATCCCCGCACCACCGTCGACAACGCACCTCGCGCTGCCGTTCTTCGACGACGCGCATCGCGCGCTCGCGAGCGAGCTGCTGCCCTGGTGCGCCGCGCAGGAGATCGACGAGCGCGACGACCGCGCGGCCTGCCGCGACTGGGTGCGCCGCCTCGGCGACGGCGGCTGGCTGCGCTATGCCGTGCCCGGCAGCGCAGGCGGCGCGCTGGAGCGCCTCGATTCGCGCGCGCTCGTGCTGCTGCGCGAAACGCTCGGCTACCACTCGCCGCTGGCCGACTTCGCGTTTGCGATGCAGGGGCTGGGCAGCGGCGCGATCACGCTCGCGGGCACGCCCGAGCAGCAATCGCAGTACCTCACGGCCGTGGGCAGGGGCGAGAAGATCGCGGCCTTTGCCCTCAGCGAACCCGACGCGGGCTCCGACGTGGCGGCCATGGCCATGCGCGCCGAAGCCACGCCCGACGGCTGGCGCCTCAACGGCGAGAAGACCTGGATCAGCAACGGCGGCATCGCCGACTTCTACTGCCTGTTCGCCAAGACCGATCCCGCGGGCGGCACGCGCGGCATCACGGCGTTCATCGTCGATGCAACGGCAGCCGGCCTCGACACTTCCGAGCACATCGACGTGATGGCGCCGCATCCGCTGGCCACGCTGCGCTTTCAGGACTGCATCGTGCCGCGCACGGCGCAACTCGGCGAACTCAACGGCGGCTTCAAGCTCGCGATGCGCACGCTCGACATCTTCCGTGCATCCGTCGCAGCGGCGGCATTGGGCATGGGTCGCCGCGCACTCGCCGAAGCCATCGCACATGCGAAGGGCCGGCGCATGTTCGGACAGACGCTCGCCGATTTCCAGCTCACGCAGGCCAAGCTCGGCGAGATGGCGGCATTGATCGACAGCGCGGCCTTGCTCACCTACCGCGCCGCATGGATGCGCGATGACGCCGAACGCCGCGGCGCACCCGCGGTGGGCGACGTGTCCGCCGCAGCGGCCATGGCCAAGATGTGCGCCACCGAGAACGCGAGCCGCGTGATCGACATGGCGCTGCAGATGCACGGCGGCCTCGGCGTGAAGGTTGGCACGAAGATTGAGAGCCTCTACCGCGACATCCGCTCGCTGCGCATCTACGAAGGCGCGACGGAAGTCCAGCAACTGATCATCGGCAAATCCGTTTTGCGGGGATAA
- the rplR gene encoding 50S ribosomal protein L18, with protein MLTKKAQRLRRSRQTRIRIATQGVARLTVNRTNLHIYATVISDDGTKVIATASTAEAEVRAALGGSGKGGNAAAATAIGKRIAEKAKAAGVEKVAFDRAGFAYHGRVKALADAAREAGLQF; from the coding sequence ATGTTGACCAAAAAAGCACAGCGTCTTCGCCGCTCGCGCCAGACCCGCATCCGCATCGCGACGCAGGGTGTGGCCCGTCTGACGGTGAACCGCACCAACCTGCACATCTATGCCACCGTCATCTCCGACGACGGCACCAAGGTGATCGCCACCGCATCGACGGCCGAAGCCGAAGTGCGCGCTGCGCTCGGCGGTTCGGGCAAGGGCGGCAATGCTGCCGCTGCAACGGCCATCGGCAAGCGCATCGCTGAAAAGGCGAAGGCTGCCGGCGTCGAGAAGGTCGCCTTCGACCGCGCTGGTTTCGCGTACCACGGCCGCGTCAAGGCGCTGGCCGACGCTGCCCGCGAAGCCGGCCTGCAGTTCTAA
- the rplQ gene encoding 50S ribosomal protein L17 produces the protein MRHGHGLRKLNRTSSHRLAMLQNMMNSLIEHEVIKTTVPKAKELRRVIEPMITLAKKPTVANKRLAFDRLRDRDSVVKLFGELGPRFAARPGGYTRILKMGFRVGDNAPMALVELVDRPEIKEEAAEQGAAE, from the coding sequence ATGCGTCACGGACACGGACTCCGCAAACTCAACCGCACCAGCTCGCACCGCCTTGCGATGCTGCAGAACATGATGAATTCGCTCATCGAGCACGAAGTCATCAAGACCACGGTCCCCAAGGCCAAGGAACTGCGCCGCGTCATCGAGCCGATGATCACGCTCGCCAAGAAGCCCACGGTTGCCAACAAGCGCCTGGCTTTCGACCGCCTGCGCGACCGCGACAGCGTCGTCAAGCTCTTCGGTGAACTCGGCCCGCGTTTCGCAGCGCGTCCGGGCGGCTACACCCGCATCCTGAAGATGGGTTTCCGCGTTGGCGACAATGCACCCATGGCACTGGTCGAACTGGTCGACCGTCCTGAAATTAAAGAAGAAGCCGCCGAGCAAGGCGCTGCTGAATAA
- the rpsN gene encoding 30S ribosomal protein S14, with translation MAKQSLIQRELKRDKLVAKYAAKHAELKAISNDLKKSDEERAAARLGLQKLPRNANPTRQRNRCEITGRPRGTFRQFGLARAKIRELAFNGDIPGVTKASW, from the coding sequence GTGGCTAAACAATCCCTGATCCAACGCGAACTCAAGCGCGACAAGCTGGTCGCCAAGTACGCTGCGAAGCACGCGGAACTGAAGGCAATTTCCAACGACCTGAAGAAGAGCGACGAAGAGCGCGCTGCCGCCCGCCTGGGCCTGCAGAAGCTGCCGCGCAACGCGAACCCCACGCGCCAGCGCAACCGTTGCGAAATCACCGGTCGCCCCCGCGGCACCTTCCGTCAATTCGGTCTGGCCCGCGCCAAGATCCGCGAACTGGCCTTCAATGGCGACATCCCCGGTGTCACCAAGGCCAGCTGGTAA
- the rplO gene encoding 50S ribosomal protein L15, whose product MELNGIKPAAGAKHAKRRVGRGIGSGIGKTAGRGHKGQKSRAGGFHKVGFEGGQMPLQRRLPKRGFKSHLLKFNAEVTLTALEQLGLAEVDILALKQAGLVGQLAKVVKVVKTGELTKAVKLTGVGATAGAKAAIEAAGGSVA is encoded by the coding sequence ATGGAACTCAATGGCATCAAGCCGGCAGCTGGCGCCAAGCACGCCAAGCGCCGTGTCGGCCGCGGTATCGGCTCCGGCATCGGCAAGACCGCAGGCCGCGGTCACAAGGGTCAGAAGTCGCGCGCAGGCGGTTTCCACAAGGTCGGCTTCGAAGGCGGTCAAATGCCGCTGCAGCGCCGCCTGCCCAAGCGTGGCTTCAAGTCGCACCTGCTGAAGTTCAACGCCGAAGTCACGCTGACTGCCCTCGAGCAGCTCGGCCTGGCCGAAGTGGACATCCTGGCACTCAAGCAAGCCGGCCTCGTGGGCCAGCTCGCCAAGGTCGTCAAGGTCGTCAAGACCGGTGAACTCACCAAGGCCGTCAAGCTGACGGGCGTGGGTGCAACCGCTGGTGCCAAGGCTGCGATCGAAGCAGCCGGCGGCAGCGTCGCCTGA
- the secY gene encoding preprotein translocase subunit SecY, with amino-acid sequence MATNAATIAKTGKFGDLRRRLVFLLLALVVYRIGAHIPVPGINPDQLAALFQGQQGGILSLFNMFSGGALSRFTVFALGIMPYISASIIMQLMTYVLPTFEQLKKEGEAGRRKITQYTRYGALGLALFQSFSIAVALESSAGLVISPGFGFRLTAMVSLTAGSMFLMWLGEQITERGLGNGISILIFAGIAAGLPNAIGGLASLVTTGAMNPIIALFIIAIVVLVTYFVVFVERGQRKILVNYARRQVGNKVYGGQSSHLPLKLNMAGVIPPIFASSIILLPATVVGWFSTGEGGFGWIKDIAGALRPGEPIYVLLYAAAIVFFCFFYTALVFNSKETADNLKKSGAFIPGIRPGDQTARYIDKILVRLTLAGAVYITFVCLLPEFLILKYNVPFYFGGTSLLIIVVVTMDFMAQVQNYMMSQQYESLLKKANFKTS; translated from the coding sequence GTGGCAACTAACGCGGCAACGATCGCAAAGACAGGCAAGTTCGGCGACCTGCGTCGCCGGCTCGTCTTCTTGCTGCTCGCGCTCGTGGTCTATCGGATCGGCGCGCACATTCCTGTGCCGGGCATCAACCCGGACCAGCTGGCGGCGTTGTTCCAGGGCCAGCAGGGCGGCATCCTGAGCCTGTTCAACATGTTCTCGGGCGGGGCGCTGTCGCGCTTCACCGTGTTCGCGTTGGGGATCATGCCGTACATCTCGGCGTCGATCATCATGCAGCTGATGACCTACGTGCTTCCGACCTTCGAGCAATTGAAGAAGGAAGGCGAGGCCGGCCGCCGCAAGATCACGCAGTACACGCGCTATGGCGCGCTCGGCCTGGCCCTGTTCCAGTCGTTCAGCATTGCAGTGGCGCTCGAGTCCTCGGCCGGCCTGGTCATCTCGCCCGGTTTCGGCTTCCGCCTGACCGCCATGGTGAGCCTCACGGCAGGTTCGATGTTCCTGATGTGGCTCGGCGAGCAGATCACCGAACGCGGCCTGGGCAACGGCATCTCGATCCTGATCTTTGCAGGTATCGCGGCCGGCCTGCCCAATGCCATCGGCGGCCTCGCTTCGCTGGTGACGACCGGTGCGATGAACCCTATCATTGCGCTGTTCATCATCGCGATCGTGGTGCTGGTCACCTACTTCGTGGTGTTCGTCGAACGCGGCCAGCGCAAGATCCTCGTGAACTATGCGCGGCGCCAGGTCGGCAACAAGGTCTATGGCGGCCAGTCGTCGCACCTGCCCCTGAAGCTGAACATGGCCGGTGTGATTCCGCCGATCTTCGCCTCTTCGATCATCCTGCTGCCGGCAACGGTGGTCGGCTGGTTCAGCACCGGCGAAGGTGGTTTCGGCTGGATCAAGGACATTGCCGGCGCACTGCGTCCGGGCGAGCCGATCTACGTGCTGCTGTACGCTGCCGCGATCGTTTTCTTCTGCTTCTTCTACACGGCGCTCGTGTTCAACAGCAAGGAAACGGCCGACAACCTGAAGAAGAGCGGTGCATTCATTCCGGGCATTCGTCCGGGTGACCAGACCGCTCGCTATATCGACAAGATTCTGGTTCGCCTGACGTTGGCCGGCGCGGTGTACATCACCTTCGTCTGCCTGCTGCCCGAGTTCCTGATCCTGAAGTACAACGTGCCGTTCTACTTCGGTGGTACCTCCCTGCTGATCATCGTGGTCGTCACGATGGACTTCATGGCCCAGGTGCAAAACTACATGATGTCCCAGCAGTACGAATCGCTGCTGAAGAAGGCCAACTTCAAGACATCGTAG
- the rpsK gene encoding 30S ribosomal protein S11, translating to MAKAPANNAAQRVRKKVRKNVADGIAHVHASFNNTIITITDRQGNALSWASSGGQGFKGSRKSTPFAAQVASEVAGRAAVEQGIKNLDVEIKGPGPGRESSVRALAALGIRINSIADVTPVPHNGCRPQKRRRI from the coding sequence ATGGCTAAAGCACCTGCAAACAACGCCGCACAGCGCGTTCGCAAGAAGGTTCGCAAGAACGTTGCGGACGGCATCGCCCACGTGCATGCCTCGTTCAACAACACCATCATCACGATCACCGATCGCCAGGGCAACGCCCTGTCGTGGGCTTCGTCGGGTGGCCAGGGCTTCAAGGGCTCGCGCAAGTCGACGCCGTTCGCTGCGCAGGTGGCTTCCGAAGTGGCCGGCCGTGCTGCTGTCGAACAAGGCATCAAGAACCTCGACGTCGAGATCAAGGGCCCCGGCCCCGGTCGCGAATCGTCGGTGCGCGCACTGGCTGCGCTCGGCATCCGGATCAATTCCATTGCCGACGTGACGCCCGTTCCGCACAACGGCTGCCGTCCCCAGAAGCGTCGCCGCATCTGA
- the rpoA gene encoding DNA-directed RNA polymerase subunit alpha, translating to MQTTLLKPKTIQVEQLAANKAKVTLEPFERGYGHTLGNALRRVLLSSMVGYSATEVTIAGVLHEYSSIDGVQEDVVNILLNLKGVVFKLHNRDEVTLSLRKDGEGPVLASDIQTPHDVEIINPDHVIAHLSQGGKLDMQIKVEKGRGYVPGTMRRYADEPTKSIGRIVLDASFSPVKRVSYTVESARVEQRTDLDKLLVEIETNGAITAEDAVRASAKILVEQLAVFAQLEGGELAAFDAPAPRSAQQFDPILLRPVDELELTVRSANCLKAENIYYIGDLIQRTENELLKTPNLGRKSLNEIKEVLASRGLTLGMKLESWPPAGLDKR from the coding sequence ATGCAAACCACCCTGCTGAAACCCAAGACCATCCAGGTCGAGCAACTTGCCGCCAACAAGGCCAAGGTCACGCTCGAGCCTTTCGAGCGCGGCTACGGCCACACGCTCGGCAACGCGCTGCGCCGCGTTCTGCTGTCGTCGATGGTCGGTTATTCGGCCACTGAAGTCACGATCGCCGGCGTTCTGCACGAGTACTCGTCGATCGACGGCGTGCAGGAAGATGTCGTCAACATCCTGCTGAATCTCAAGGGTGTGGTGTTCAAGCTCCACAACCGCGACGAAGTCACGCTGAGCCTGCGCAAGGACGGCGAAGGCCCGGTGCTGGCATCGGACATCCAGACCCCGCACGACGTCGAGATCATCAACCCCGACCACGTGATCGCGCACCTGTCGCAAGGCGGCAAGCTCGACATGCAGATCAAGGTCGAAAAGGGCCGCGGCTACGTGCCCGGCACGATGCGCCGCTACGCCGACGAGCCGACCAAGTCGATCGGCCGCATCGTCCTGGACGCCTCGTTCTCGCCCGTGAAGCGCGTGAGCTACACGGTCGAAAGCGCCCGTGTCGAACAGCGTACCGACCTCGACAAGCTGCTGGTCGAAATCGAGACCAACGGTGCGATCACCGCCGAAGACGCGGTGCGCGCCTCGGCTAAAATCCTGGTTGAACAGCTGGCCGTGTTCGCGCAGCTCGAAGGCGGCGAACTGGCTGCATTCGATGCGCCGGCACCGCGCAGCGCACAGCAATTCGATCCGATCCTGCTGCGCCCTGTCGACGAGCTCGAGCTCACCGTGCGTTCGGCCAACTGCCTGAAGGCCGAAAACATCTACTACATCGGCGACCTGATCCAGCGCACCGAGAACGAGCTGCTCAAGACCCCGAACCTGGGTCGCAAGTCGCTCAACGAAATCAAGGAAGTGCTTGCCTCGCGCGGCCTGACCTTGGGTATGAAGCTTGAAAGCTGGCCGCCGGCCGGCCTCGACAAGCGTTGA
- the rpsD gene encoding 30S ribosomal protein S4: MARYLGPKAKLSRREGTDLFLKSARRSIQDKAKFDSKPGQHGRTSGQRTSDYGLQLREKQKVKRMYGVLEKQFRRYFEEADRRRGNTGANLLFILESRLDNVVYRMGFGSTRAEARQLVSHKAITVNGQSVNIPSYLVKTGDVIAVRDKSKKQTRIAEALQLAQQVGIPAWVEVNADKAEGTFKKVPDRDEFAADINESLIVELYSR, encoded by the coding sequence GTGGCACGCTACCTCGGCCCCAAGGCCAAACTTTCCCGCCGTGAAGGCACCGACCTGTTCCTCAAGAGCGCCCGCCGCTCCATCCAGGACAAGGCCAAGTTCGATTCCAAGCCCGGCCAGCATGGCCGCACTTCGGGTCAGCGCACGTCGGACTACGGCCTGCAGCTGCGCGAAAAGCAGAAGGTCAAGCGCATGTACGGCGTACTCGAGAAGCAGTTCCGCCGCTACTTCGAGGAAGCCGACCGCCGCCGTGGCAACACTGGTGCCAACCTGCTGTTCATCCTCGAATCGCGCCTGGACAACGTGGTCTACCGCATGGGCTTCGGCTCGACGCGCGCCGAGGCACGCCAGCTCGTGTCGCACAAGGCGATCACGGTGAATGGCCAGTCGGTCAACATCCCGTCGTACCTGGTCAAGACCGGCGACGTGATCGCCGTTCGCGACAAGTCGAAGAAGCAGACCCGCATTGCCGAAGCGCTCCAACTCGCCCAGCAAGTCGGTATCCCGGCCTGGGTCGAAGTGAACGCCGACAAGGCCGAAGGTACCTTCAAGAAGGTGCCCGATCGCGACGAATTCGCAGCCGACATCAACGAATCGCTGATCGTCGAACTGTACTCGCGCTAA
- the rpsM gene encoding 30S ribosomal protein S13: MARIAGINIPPHKHAEIGLTAIFGIGRTRARQICEASGIEYSKKIKDLTDADLEKIRDQIALFTIEGDLRRETTMNIKRLMDIGCYRGFRHRRGLPMRGQRTRTNARTRKGPRKAAQSLKK; this comes from the coding sequence ATGGCACGTATTGCTGGCATCAACATTCCGCCGCACAAGCACGCTGAAATCGGCCTGACCGCCATCTTCGGCATCGGTCGCACCCGCGCCCGTCAAATCTGCGAAGCGAGCGGCATCGAATATTCGAAGAAGATCAAGGACCTGACCGACGCCGATCTCGAAAAGATCCGCGACCAGATCGCCTTGTTCACCATCGAAGGCGATCTGCGTCGCGAGACGACGATGAACATCAAGCGTTTGATGGACATCGGCTGCTATCGCGGCTTCCGTCACCGTCGCGGCCTGCCGATGCGCGGCCAGCGCACGCGCACCAACGCCCGCACCCGCAAGGGTCCGCGCAAGGCTGCGCAGTCCCTGAAGAAATAA
- the rpsH gene encoding 30S ribosomal protein S8 produces the protein MSMSDPIADLLTRIRNAQMVAKPTVSVPSSKVKIAISQVLKDEGYIDGFQVKTEDGKSELVITLKYYAGRPVIERIERVSRPGLRVYKASASIPQVQNGLGVAIVTTPKGVMTDRKARATGVGGEVLCYVA, from the coding sequence ATGAGCATGAGTGATCCCATTGCCGACCTGCTGACGCGTATCCGTAACGCGCAGATGGTGGCGAAGCCCACTGTGTCGGTCCCGTCTTCCAAGGTGAAGATCGCGATCTCGCAGGTCCTGAAGGACGAGGGCTATATCGACGGTTTCCAGGTCAAGACCGAAGACGGCAAGTCCGAACTCGTCATTACCCTGAAGTACTACGCTGGCCGCCCGGTCATCGAGCGCATCGAGCGCGTGAGCCGCCCCGGCCTGCGCGTCTACAAGGCCAGCGCTTCCATTCCGCAAGTCCAGAACGGCCTCGGCGTCGCGATCGTCACGACCCCCAAGGGCGTGATGACCGACCGCAAGGCGCGCGCTACCGGTGTCGGTGGCGAAGTGCTGTGCTACGTCGCCTAA
- the rpsE gene encoding 30S ribosomal protein S5, producing the protein MAKIQARTQNEGPEDGLREKMIAINRVTKVVKGGRILGFAALTVVGDGDGRVGMGKGKSKEVPAAVQKAMEEARRNLAKISIKNGTLHHRVTGHHGAASVVMIPAPKGTGIIAGGPMRAVFEVMGITDIVAKSHGSSNPYNMVRATLDGLKNSTTASEVAAKRGLTVEEIFA; encoded by the coding sequence ATGGCAAAGATTCAAGCAAGAACGCAGAACGAAGGCCCTGAAGACGGTTTGCGCGAGAAGATGATCGCGATCAACCGCGTCACCAAGGTGGTGAAGGGTGGTCGTATCCTCGGTTTCGCAGCACTCACCGTCGTGGGCGACGGCGACGGCCGCGTCGGCATGGGCAAGGGCAAGTCCAAGGAAGTGCCCGCTGCAGTGCAGAAGGCGATGGAAGAAGCCCGTCGCAACCTGGCCAAGATCTCGATCAAGAACGGTACGCTGCATCACCGCGTGACGGGTCACCATGGCGCCGCTTCGGTCGTCATGATCCCCGCCCCGAAGGGTACCGGCATCATCGCCGGCGGCCCGATGCGCGCCGTGTTCGAAGTCATGGGCATCACCGACATCGTGGCCAAGAGCCACGGTTCGTCGAACCCCTACAACATGGTTCGCGCCACGCTCGACGGGTTGAAGAACTCGACGACCGCGTCCGAAGTGGCTGCCAAGCGCGGCCTGACCGTCGAAGAAATCTTCGCCTGA
- the rpmJ gene encoding 50S ribosomal protein L36, with translation MRVSASVKTICRNCKVIRRKGVVRVICTDPRHKQRQG, from the coding sequence ATGAGAGTTTCGGCTTCGGTCAAAACCATCTGCCGTAATTGCAAGGTCATCCGCCGTAAAGGTGTGGTGCGTGTGATTTGCACCGACCCGCGCCACAAGCAGCGCCAGGGTTGA
- the rplF gene encoding 50S ribosomal protein L6 has protein sequence MSRVGKMPITIPAGVDVSIKEDQISVKGTGGTLNLARNPLVKVVSNDGKLNFEPANESREANAMSGTIRQLVNNMVVGVTKGFEKKLNLVGVGYKAAASNNKLNLQVGYSHPVNIDMPQGITVATATPTEIVIKGADRQRVGQIAAEIRAVRPPEPYKGKGIRYSDEKIVIKETKKK, from the coding sequence ATGTCCCGAGTAGGAAAAATGCCGATCACCATCCCCGCAGGCGTGGATGTGTCGATCAAGGAAGACCAGATCAGCGTCAAGGGCACGGGCGGCACGCTCAACCTTGCGCGCAATCCCCTGGTCAAGGTCGTCAGCAACGACGGCAAGCTGAATTTCGAGCCCGCCAACGAGTCGCGTGAAGCGAACGCGATGAGCGGCACGATCCGTCAGCTGGTGAACAACATGGTGGTTGGCGTGACCAAGGGCTTCGAGAAGAAGCTCAACCTGGTAGGCGTCGGCTACAAGGCTGCAGCGTCCAACAACAAGTTGAACCTGCAAGTCGGCTATTCGCACCCGGTCAACATCGACATGCCGCAAGGCATCACGGTGGCCACTGCGACCCCGACCGAAATCGTGATCAAGGGTGCTGACCGTCAGCGCGTTGGTCAAATCGCCGCTGAGATCCGCGCTGTTCGTCCGCCTGAGCCCTACAAGGGCAAGGGCATCCGTTATTCGGACGAGAAGATCGTGATCAAAGAGACCAAGAAGAAGTAA
- a CDS encoding AMP-binding protein, whose protein sequence is MSAQVDRFVHDRLPPAEQLPVFRYDLPELQLPDQLNLVEELLDKAPAKGFGDKPMLRSPAGTLTYSQAAVEVNRIAQVLTEDLGLVPGNRVLLRGGNSVAMALSWLAVVKAGLIAVATMPLLRAKELGEIVEKARPVAALCDGRLLDELVLAQREHPVLASVIAFNQPDAPDSLSARAAGKSGVFTACPTASDDIALLAFTSGTTGKPKAPVTTHRDVLAMCNTWPRHVLQARSDDIVIGSPPLAFTFGLGGLLVFPMWAGASVYFADAPFTPEGLVKLINEVGATICYTAPTFYRQMAPFVRQHGVPSLRICVSAGEALPDATRQLWKEASGIEMLDGIGGTEVFHIYISAAGDQVRRGAVGKVVPGFTAKVVDDQGNEVPRGTIGKLALQGPVGCRYLDDPRQADYVKNGWNYPGDSFVQDDDGYFFYQARADDMIITAGYNVGGPEVEDALLKHPAVAECGVIGKPDADRGMIVKAFCVLKPGHEGNAALVKVLQDHVKAAIAPFKYPREIEFVPVLPRTETGKLQRFKLRQFNDDTTS, encoded by the coding sequence GTGTCTGCCCAAGTCGACCGCTTCGTTCACGACCGCCTGCCGCCCGCCGAGCAGCTGCCGGTCTTCCGCTACGACCTCCCGGAGTTGCAGTTGCCCGATCAGCTGAACCTCGTGGAGGAGCTCCTGGACAAGGCGCCCGCCAAGGGCTTCGGCGACAAGCCGATGCTGCGTTCGCCCGCCGGCACGCTGACCTATTCGCAGGCCGCCGTCGAAGTCAACCGCATCGCGCAGGTGCTGACCGAAGACCTCGGCCTCGTGCCCGGCAACCGCGTGCTGCTGCGCGGCGGCAACTCGGTGGCCATGGCACTGTCGTGGCTCGCGGTGGTCAAGGCCGGGTTGATTGCCGTCGCCACCATGCCGCTGCTGCGCGCCAAGGAACTCGGCGAGATCGTCGAGAAGGCGCGTCCCGTGGCGGCGCTGTGCGACGGACGCCTGCTCGACGAACTCGTGCTGGCGCAGCGGGAGCATCCCGTGCTCGCATCGGTGATCGCGTTCAACCAGCCCGATGCGCCCGATTCGCTGTCGGCGCGCGCGGCCGGCAAGAGCGGCGTGTTCACCGCCTGCCCCACGGCGTCGGACGACATCGCCCTGCTCGCCTTCACCTCCGGCACCACGGGCAAGCCCAAGGCACCGGTCACCACGCACCGCGACGTGCTCGCAATGTGCAACACCTGGCCCCGGCATGTGCTGCAGGCGCGCAGCGACGACATCGTGATCGGCTCGCCGCCGCTGGCTTTCACTTTCGGGCTCGGCGGGTTGCTGGTGTTTCCGATGTGGGCCGGCGCCTCGGTGTACTTTGCCGATGCGCCGTTCACGCCCGAGGGGCTCGTGAAGCTCATCAACGAGGTCGGCGCGACCATCTGCTACACGGCGCCCACCTTCTATCGCCAGATGGCGCCCTTCGTGCGGCAGCACGGCGTGCCGAGCCTGCGCATCTGCGTGAGCGCCGGCGAGGCGCTGCCCGACGCCACGCGCCAGCTGTGGAAGGAAGCCTCCGGCATCGAGATGCTCGACGGCATCGGCGGCACCGAGGTGTTCCACATCTACATCTCGGCCGCCGGCGACCAGGTGCGCCGCGGCGCAGTCGGCAAGGTGGTGCCCGGCTTCACCGCCAAGGTGGTGGACGACCAGGGCAACGAAGTCCCGCGCGGCACCATCGGCAAGCTGGCGCTGCAGGGGCCCGTGGGCTGCCGCTACCTGGACGATCCGCGCCAGGCCGACTACGTGAAGAACGGCTGGAACTACCCCGGCGATTCGTTCGTGCAGGACGACGACGGCTACTTCTTCTACCAGGCACGCGCCGACGACATGATCATCACCGCCGGCTACAACGTCGGCGGACCCGAGGTCGAGGACGCGCTGCTCAAGCACCCGGCCGTGGCCGAATGCGGCGTGATCGGCAAGCCCGATGCCGACCGCGGCATGATCGTGAAGGCCTTCTGCGTGCTGAAGCCCGGCCACGAGGGCAATGCGGCGCTCGTCAAGGTGCTGCAGGACCATGTGAAGGCCGCCATCGCACCGTTCAAATACCCGCGGGAGATCGAGTTCGTGCCGGTGCTGCCGCGCACCGAGACCGGCAAGCTCCAGCGATTCAAACTGAGACAATTCAACGACGACACCACATCATGA